A DNA window from Rhizobium sp. NXC14 contains the following coding sequences:
- a CDS encoding glycosyltransferase family 4 protein yields MTFKATTSLSDARAFLGDAPVMSKRRLAEAGSVKETGQLRVAIVHYWLVSMRGGEKVVEELCRMFPQADIFTLVCNRDRISDFLKTRNIRTSFLQKIPGAQRHYTKMLPLMPFALEQFDLQDYDLVLSSESGPAKGIITRADALHVCYCHSPMRYIWDQFHVYRHGLPWVGRALMSITAPMLRAWDVTTASRVDTFIANSDYVASRIRRFYDRESVVIHPPVATDDFAVGKGKGEFYLYAGQLTTYKRPDIAVRACTEAGRKLVVIGEGEQLSYLKSIAGPTVQFLGHQPFNVLRDHLSRCRALLFPGTEDFGILPVEAMASGRPVLAFDAGGARETVSSPQVGFRFAEQTTEALLETMAAFEEIEDDIDPQAIRAHSLKFSSAVFRDRLADLIEQQLSARGDRSAEGLRRRQG; encoded by the coding sequence TTGACCTTCAAAGCAACAACCTCTCTTTCCGACGCAAGGGCATTTCTCGGCGATGCGCCGGTGATGTCGAAGAGACGCCTGGCCGAGGCAGGAAGCGTCAAGGAGACCGGGCAACTGCGCGTCGCTATCGTCCATTACTGGCTCGTCTCGATGCGCGGCGGCGAGAAGGTCGTCGAAGAATTGTGCCGCATGTTTCCGCAGGCTGACATCTTCACCCTCGTCTGCAACCGGGACCGCATCAGCGACTTTCTAAAGACGCGGAATATCCGCACTTCCTTTCTGCAGAAGATCCCCGGCGCGCAGCGGCATTACACCAAGATGCTGCCGCTGATGCCCTTCGCGCTCGAGCAGTTCGATCTGCAGGATTACGATCTCGTGCTGTCGAGCGAATCCGGGCCGGCCAAAGGCATTATCACGCGCGCCGACGCGCTGCATGTCTGCTACTGCCATTCGCCGATGCGCTACATCTGGGATCAATTCCACGTTTACCGTCATGGCCTGCCTTGGGTAGGTCGTGCCTTGATGTCGATCACCGCGCCGATGCTGCGCGCCTGGGATGTGACGACAGCTTCGCGCGTCGATACCTTCATCGCCAATTCCGACTATGTCGCAAGCCGCATCCGGCGCTTCTATGACCGGGAATCCGTCGTCATCCACCCGCCCGTTGCGACCGATGACTTTGCGGTGGGGAAGGGTAAAGGCGAATTTTATCTCTATGCCGGGCAGCTGACGACCTACAAGCGGCCTGATATTGCGGTCCGCGCCTGCACCGAGGCCGGCCGGAAGCTCGTCGTGATCGGCGAGGGAGAACAGCTGTCCTATCTGAAGTCGATCGCCGGACCGACCGTTCAGTTCCTTGGTCATCAGCCTTTCAACGTGCTGCGCGACCACCTGTCGCGATGCCGCGCGTTGCTGTTTCCGGGCACCGAGGATTTCGGCATCCTGCCAGTGGAAGCCATGGCATCGGGCCGTCCGGTTCTCGCCTTCGACGCCGGCGGCGCCAGGGAAACCGTTTCGTCGCCGCAGGTCGGCTTCCGCTTTGCCGAACAGACGACGGAAGCGCTGCTGGAGACGATGGCAGCATTCGAAGAAATCGAGGACGATATCGATCCGCAAGCGATCCGCGCGCACTCGCTGAAATTCTCCTCCGCCGTGTTCCGCGATCGTCTGGCCGATCTCATTGAGCAACAGCTTTCCGCCCGAGGCGACCGATCCGCAGAGGGCCTGAGAAGACGGCAGGGCTGA
- a CDS encoding lipopolysaccharide biosynthesis protein produces MSSVSQRTATASIWTISGKFLARLLDFVSLLILARLLSPADFGLVAIATSVLVIVETILDLPLTQALLRQPSPSKEMFATAFTLSLLRGAAISLLMIVLSWPMALIYGDPRLFALVAVLSIAPAMRSMVSPRMVLFMQRFDFKREFVLDLITKGSTLLFGVGVAVATGSYWGLAVGAVSGPTAAMITSYVFAPMRPAFSLSEWKHFQDMISWNTVSQVLNSINWQLDRLLLPRFTGLSTFGAFSVADNIAGIPYQTFVGPLLRPLMAGFSTVEDRRNLVAAYLKATNAITFVAAPVLIALAMLAEPTVRVLVGEKWASAAPILQWLCVVSLLGLPTNIIPALAMVLDNTRSLALRMFAEFAVRVPVTILGIAYFQVAGALGARIIAVVVAYAASLIITRRLIGASFAAQLNAFCRPLAAGVPMIAFLLWVQPMLAAMPVGFNLIASLAVCGAAVAAIFWAFALLLWQIVGRPDGIETILVQRLAPRRNGVLTS; encoded by the coding sequence ATGTCAAGCGTATCTCAGAGAACGGCGACGGCAAGCATCTGGACGATCAGCGGAAAGTTCCTCGCGCGGCTGCTCGATTTTGTGAGCCTGCTTATCCTGGCGAGGCTTTTGAGTCCCGCGGACTTCGGTCTGGTCGCCATTGCAACCTCGGTTCTCGTCATCGTCGAAACGATTCTGGATCTGCCATTGACGCAGGCTCTGCTGCGACAGCCGTCGCCTTCCAAAGAGATGTTTGCCACGGCTTTCACTCTCAGCCTGCTTCGAGGGGCGGCTATCAGCCTGCTGATGATCGTCCTCTCCTGGCCGATGGCCCTGATCTACGGCGATCCCCGGCTTTTTGCCCTCGTCGCCGTTCTCTCGATCGCGCCTGCCATGCGCAGCATGGTCAGCCCGCGGATGGTGCTCTTCATGCAGCGGTTCGATTTCAAGCGCGAATTCGTGCTCGATCTGATTACCAAGGGATCGACATTGCTGTTCGGTGTCGGCGTGGCGGTGGCGACGGGCAGCTATTGGGGGCTCGCGGTCGGCGCGGTCTCAGGCCCGACCGCGGCGATGATCACCTCCTATGTCTTTGCCCCGATGCGGCCGGCATTCAGTCTGTCGGAATGGAAGCATTTTCAGGACATGATCAGTTGGAACACCGTGTCGCAGGTGCTGAATTCGATCAACTGGCAGCTGGACCGGCTGCTCTTGCCGCGTTTTACCGGCCTGTCGACATTCGGGGCCTTCAGCGTCGCCGACAACATTGCCGGAATTCCGTATCAAACCTTCGTCGGGCCGCTGCTGCGCCCGCTGATGGCGGGATTCTCCACCGTCGAAGACCGCCGCAATCTGGTCGCTGCCTACCTGAAGGCGACAAACGCGATCACCTTCGTTGCAGCCCCCGTTCTTATCGCGCTCGCCATGCTCGCCGAGCCGACCGTGCGCGTCCTCGTCGGCGAGAAATGGGCATCCGCCGCGCCGATCCTGCAATGGCTCTGCGTTGTCAGCCTGCTCGGTCTTCCCACGAATATCATTCCGGCATTGGCGATGGTGCTGGATAACACCCGTTCCCTCGCTCTCAGAATGTTTGCCGAATTCGCCGTCAGGGTGCCGGTGACTATTCTTGGCATCGCCTATTTCCAGGTGGCCGGCGCGCTCGGCGCTCGGATCATCGCCGTGGTCGTCGCCTATGCCGCGTCGCTCATCATCACCCGGCGGCTGATCGGAGCGAGTTTCGCCGCGCAGCTGAACGCCTTTTGCCGGCCGCTGGCCGCTGGCGTGCCGATGATCGCTTTCCTGCTCTGGGTGCAGCCGATGCTCGCCGCCATGCCTGTCGGCTTCAACCTGATCGCCAGCCTGGCGGTTTGCGGCGCCGCGGTTGCGGCGATTTTCTGGGCCTTCGCGCTGCTGCTGTGGCAGATCGTCGGACGGCCCGACGGTATCGAGACCATCCTCGTGCAAAGGCTGGCACCGCGACGAAACGGAGTTCTCACCTCATGA
- a CDS encoding glycosyltransferase, translating into MMHPSLSDVHGFAANASRFPGGGTPSIDRVVVIDDYSVARGGATGLAVLSAKLFRGLDIPVTYICGDDAANAELAALGVSMVGLNSRDLLSADRAKAFVTGIHNGAATRMVANWIAAEDTAKTVYHVHGWHQILSPALFRALAPVAGRCLVHAHDFFTACPNGAFFDYQAQEICLRRPLGAGCIATACDKRSYSHKLWRVARGSNILRLLKAQADFGRIILLHEKMASFLVGAGYRPDRMTTIRNPVAPLSKQRIEAEANDEFVFIGRLDEEKGVEDAVAATRRAGARLCVIGDGPLRGLVEASGDHVRTVGWQSHAEIGTTIRKARALLMPSRYPEPFGLVAIEAARSGLPVIMSRNAFLAEEMEQAGMAFACDTGDEIVFADALMRFSQMPRHEIRAMSERAFLMSPDLASTHEQWRDALLAEYCRLLSTNAVPELTDGVATQGAFL; encoded by the coding sequence GTGATGCACCCGTCGCTTTCCGATGTCCACGGATTCGCCGCAAATGCCAGCCGCTTTCCCGGCGGCGGCACGCCAAGCATTGATCGCGTGGTCGTCATCGACGACTACTCGGTGGCCAGGGGCGGGGCAACAGGGTTGGCGGTCCTGTCAGCCAAGCTTTTTCGAGGCCTGGATATCCCCGTCACTTATATTTGTGGGGATGACGCGGCCAACGCGGAGCTTGCTGCGCTTGGTGTCTCCATGGTTGGCTTGAACAGCCGCGATCTGCTGAGCGCCGACCGCGCGAAGGCTTTCGTGACCGGCATTCATAATGGGGCGGCAACCCGAATGGTTGCCAACTGGATTGCCGCAGAAGATACGGCAAAAACCGTCTATCACGTACATGGCTGGCATCAGATACTGTCACCGGCGCTTTTCCGAGCATTGGCTCCGGTCGCGGGACGGTGTTTGGTTCACGCCCATGACTTCTTCACCGCCTGCCCCAATGGCGCCTTCTTCGATTACCAGGCGCAAGAGATCTGCCTTCGGCGTCCGCTCGGTGCGGGCTGCATTGCGACCGCGTGCGACAAGCGAAGTTATTCGCACAAATTGTGGCGGGTCGCCCGCGGCTCGAATATCCTCAGGCTTTTGAAGGCGCAGGCCGATTTCGGCCGGATCATCCTGCTGCATGAGAAAATGGCGAGCTTTCTCGTCGGCGCCGGCTATCGGCCCGACCGGATGACGACGATCCGCAATCCCGTCGCTCCCCTGTCGAAACAGCGCATCGAGGCGGAGGCGAACGACGAGTTCGTCTTCATCGGACGGCTCGATGAGGAAAAGGGTGTGGAGGACGCCGTGGCCGCGACGCGAAGAGCGGGTGCCAGGCTCTGCGTGATCGGTGACGGGCCGCTGAGGGGTTTGGTTGAGGCTTCCGGCGATCACGTCAGGACCGTCGGCTGGCAATCGCATGCGGAGATCGGCACCACGATCCGCAAAGCGCGGGCCTTGTTGATGCCCTCGCGTTATCCCGAACCGTTCGGCCTCGTGGCGATCGAAGCGGCGAGGAGCGGCCTCCCCGTGATCATGTCGCGCAACGCATTCCTTGCCGAAGAAATGGAGCAGGCCGGTATGGCATTCGCCTGCGACACGGGTGATGAGATCGTCTTTGCCGATGCCTTGATGCGTTTTAGCCAAATGCCGAGGCATGAAATCCGCGCCATGAGCGAGAGGGCTTTCCTGATGTCTCCGGATCTCGCCTCGACGCATGAGCAATGGCGCGACGCGCTCCTTGCCGAATATTGCAGGCTGCTTTCGACGAATGCGGTTCCCGAGCTGACAGACGGTGTGGCGACACAAGGAGCATTCCTTTGA